One Halomonas sp. THAF5a genomic region harbors:
- a CDS encoding DUF945 family protein, whose amino-acid sequence MRKERLIVPVVVGLALLWAAAQAIASLLFERELARALEDLGARGDLLVERTDVERGWLESSGTLHLTPRFGRAWHLALPYEARHGVINTRIDGTLKPYVGRSDRRLFGDLLPSRPPRWQARYHTLGATLRGRLSLSPFIVSQEERALAFRGGDVTFRGVYGDWRLQADLAPWRLSDGETTLEAGPITLESRYAYTEGAYHFTQQDLLKVQGLAWRQPDLALDASGLVLHSRTTLDEAELRIQSELTLDRLMAADEVLLTGRLAAELSRINADALRRVLAVLRDEAARGETDRESGALLARLEPDLLGLLADAPRLDLHTVDLDSPMLGLDARGDGALFFDADDLEALDLAALDDPEEQARWRERLYGDVTWDQVPPVVALWLGLPLGTEDLAIDLVRGRVRINGRPLPPILERRQ is encoded by the coding sequence ATGCGCAAGGAACGACTGATCGTCCCGGTGGTGGTGGGGCTGGCGCTGCTCTGGGCCGCGGCCCAGGCCATCGCCAGCCTGCTCTTCGAGCGTGAGCTGGCCCGGGCCCTCGAGGATCTCGGCGCCCGGGGCGACCTGCTGGTCGAGCGGACCGACGTCGAGCGCGGCTGGCTCGAATCCAGCGGCACCCTCCACCTGACGCCCCGCTTCGGCCGCGCCTGGCACCTGGCGCTGCCCTACGAGGCGCGCCACGGGGTGATCAATACGCGCATCGACGGCACCCTCAAGCCCTATGTCGGGCGCAGCGACCGCCGGCTGTTCGGCGACCTGCTGCCCTCCCGCCCGCCGCGCTGGCAGGCCCGCTACCATACCCTCGGCGCGACCCTGCGGGGGCGTCTCTCGCTCTCGCCCTTCATCGTCAGCCAGGAGGAGCGCGCGCTGGCGTTTCGCGGCGGCGATGTCACCTTCCGGGGCGTCTACGGCGACTGGCGGCTCCAGGCCGACCTCGCGCCCTGGCGGCTCAGCGATGGCGAGACCACCCTCGAGGCCGGCCCCATCACCCTGGAGAGTCGCTACGCCTATACCGAGGGCGCCTACCACTTTACCCAGCAGGACCTGCTCAAGGTGCAGGGGCTCGCCTGGCGCCAGCCCGACCTCGCGCTGGACGCCAGCGGCCTGGTGCTGCACAGCCGCACCACCCTCGACGAGGCGGAGCTGCGCATCCAGAGCGAGCTGACCCTCGACCGGTTGATGGCCGCCGACGAGGTGCTGCTCACCGGCCGCCTCGCCGCGGAGCTCTCGCGGATCAACGCCGATGCGCTGCGCCGGGTGCTCGCCGTGCTGCGCGACGAGGCGGCCCGCGGCGAGACCGATCGCGAGTCGGGCGCGCTGCTGGCGCGCCTGGAACCCGACCTGCTCGGCCTGCTCGCGGACGCCCCGCGGCTGGATCTCCACACGGTCGACCTCGACAGCCCGATGCTGGGGCTGGATGCTCGGGGCGACGGCGCCCTGTTCTTCGATGCCGACGACCTCGAGGCGCTGGACCTGGCCGCGCTGGACGACCCCGAGGAGCAGGCCCGCTGGCGCGAGCGTCTCTACGGCGACGTGACCTGGGACCAGGTGCCCCCGGTGGTGGCGCTGTGGCTCGGCCTGCCGCTGGGCACCGAGGACCTGGCGATCGACCTGGTGCGCGGACGAGTCAGGATCAACGGCCGGCCGCTGCCGCCGATCCTCGAACGGCGTCAGTGA